Proteins from a single region of Xenopus laevis strain J_2021 chromosome 9_10S, Xenopus_laevis_v10.1, whole genome shotgun sequence:
- the cox4i2.S gene encoding cytochrome c oxidase subunit 4I2 S homeolog (The RefSeq protein has 1 substitution compared to this genomic sequence), which produces MLSALRLRLALLPQIRLLGPHSLRAAHSHEGQVSRSDGSELLYYDHRAFPLPDIPFQTELSSQQVTLKERERGPWKQLSQEDKISLYHIKFNQTYAEINRPSNEWKTVFGAIFIFFGLTGLIVWWQRVYVYPPQPHTLADDWKAMQIRRMLDMRVSPIQGFSSNWDYEKNEWKK; this is translated from the exons ATGTTATCTGCTCTGCGCCTGCGCTCGGCCCTCCTGCCCCAGATCCGGCTTCTGGGACCCCACAGCCTACGAGCAGCTCATTCACATGAAGGACAAG TTTCTAGGTCAGACGGCTCGGAGCTGCTGTATTACGACCATCGAGCTTTCCCTCTGCCCGACATTCCTTTTCAGACGGAGTTGAGTTCCCAACAAGTAACCCTAAAGGAGAGAGAGCGGGGCCCATGGAAGCAGTTGAGCCAGGAGGACAAGATTTCAT TATACCACATCAAGTTTAACCAGACCTATGCAGAGATTAACAGACCCAGCAATGAATGGAAGACTGTGTTCGGTGCCATCTTTATCTTCTTTGGGCTCACAGGTCTGATTGTGTGGTGGCAGAGAGTGTATG TCTATCCTCCCCAGCCACATACTCTGGCAGATGACTGGAAGGCCATGCAGATACGCAGGATGTTGGACATGCGAGTTAGCCCCATCCAGGGCTTCTCCTCCAATTGGGACTATGAGAAGAATGAATGGAAGAAATAG
- the cox4i2.S gene encoding cytochrome c oxidase subunit 4I2 S homeolog isoform X1, with protein sequence MLSALRLRSALLPQIRLLGPHSLRAAHSHEGQVSRSDGSELLYYDHRAFPLPDIPFQTELSSQQVTLKERERGPWKQLSQEDKISLYHIKFNQTYAEINRPSNEWKTVFGAIFIFFGLTGLIVWWQRVYVYPPQPHTLADDWKAMQIRRMLDMRVSPIQGFSSNWDYEKNEWKK encoded by the exons ATGTTATCTGCTCTGCGCCTGCGCTCGGCCCTCCTGCCCCAGATCCGGCTTCTGGGACCCCACAGCCTACGAGCAGCTCATTCACATGAAGGACAAG TTTCTAGGTCAGACGGCTCGGAGCTGCTGTATTACGACCATCGAGCTTTCCCTCTGCCCGACATTCCTTTTCAGACGGAGTTGAGTTCCCAACAAGTAACCCTAAAGGAGAGAGAGCGGGGCCCATGGAAGCAGTTGAGCCAGGAGGACAAGATTTCAT TATACCACATCAAGTTTAACCAGACCTATGCAGAGATTAACAGACCCAGCAATGAATGGAAGACTGTGTTCGGTGCCATCTTTATCTTCTTTGGGCTCACAGGTCTGATTGTGTGGTGGCAGAGAGTGTATG TCTATCCTCCCCAGCCACATACTCTGGCAGATGACTGGAAGGCCATGCAGATACGCAGGATGTTGGACATGCGAGTTAGCCCCATCCAGGGCTTCTCCTCCAATTGGGACTATGAGAAGAATGAATGGAAGAAATAG
- the bcl2l1.S gene encoding apoptosis regulator R11: MEGSSRDLVEKFVSKKLSQNEACRKFSNNPQPNAISNGTSTSERPGEGATQGIVEEEVLQALLEATEEFELRYQRAFSDLTSQLHITQDTAQQSFQQVMGELFRDGTNWGRIVAFFSFGRALCVESANKEMTDLLPRIVQWMVNYLEHTLQPWMQENGGWEAFVGLYGKNAAAQSRESQERFGRLLTIVMLTGVFALVCYMRRR, encoded by the exons ATGGAGGGCAGCAGTAGAGATCTGGTGGAGAAGTTTGTTAGTAAGAAACTTTCCCAGAATGAAGCCTGCAGGAAGTTCTCCAATAATCCCCAACCCAATGCCATATCTAATGGAACTTCTACTTCAGAGCGCCCCGGGGAAGGGGCCACGCAGGGCATTGTGGAGGAGGAAGTCCTTCAAGCCCTTTTGGAAGCAACAGAGGAGTTTGAGTTGAGATATCAGCGTGCCTTCAGTGACCTGACCTCACAGCTGCACATCACCCAGGACACGGCCCAGCAGAGCTTCCAGCAAGTTATGGGAGAGTTGTTCAGGGATGGGACAAACTGGGGGAGAATTGTGGCTTTCTTCTCATTTGGGCGGGCCCTATGTGTGGAGAGTGCAAACAAGGAGATGACTGATCTGCTACCCAGAATTGTCCAGTGGATGGTGAATTATCTAGAGCACACACTGCAGCCCTGGATGCAGGAGAATGGAGGCTGG GAAGCTTTTGTTGGCCTGTATGGAAAGAATGCCGCAGCCCAGAGCAGAGAAAGCCAGGAACGATTTGGCAGGTTGCTGACTATAGTGATGCTGACTGGTGTTTTCGCATTGGTCTGCTACATGAGGCGCCGATAG